The genomic interval CGACGGATTTTCCTCTTCCTATAAATTTCATTGTTGTCGAGATTGACATGTAGAATGGGACTCTATCTTTATTCTCGTCCGATTAATCAGTTCTTCAGAGGATCTATCAGACTAGGATGGAGTGAATAAATTGATCAGTTAATATGAATATTCAATTATTTCTTTAACTTGGAATTGATTTGATTCACATCTTTCATTTGTGATAGACATCTTTCCATTTGTGATATAAGGATTCAAAAATAGGGATTTCGAGTAGTGTATTCATTAATCAATTGAAATAGTATTTCAGTACAAATACGTAAACAAGTCTATATACATATTTCTGTATAGCCTTTCGAGAATTTCATTTGTACAGAAGGATTCCTTTCCTCACGCGAAAGGAAAGGTCGTCAACTCCATTTGTTAGAACAGCTTCCATTGAGTCTCTGCACCTATCCCTTTTTTATTCTCGCTTTCTTAATGTTTATTTCCTTTCCGAAAACGGGATTTGGCTCAGGATTACCCATTGTTAATTCCAGGGTTTCTCTGAATTTGAAAGTTATCACTTGGTAAGTTTCCATACCAAGGCTCAATCCAATTAAGTCCGTAGCGTCTACCAATTTCGCCATACCCCCTTTTTTTCCTTGCGATTAGAATCGCATTAAGATGTTTTTTTTTATAATTATGTCGGAACTGTAGAATTTATTAGAAATATATTCCGCTATTGAAAAATGTTTCCACCCATTTTATTTACTTTCTTTCATCTATATCGGATATCCAGATTTTGTCGAATCTGAAATAATTGTATTATTTCTATATTCGCAATTCAATATACATAGATAGATACCATATATCTATATCTTTTTTAAAGCCCCTTACTTCTATAATCTTTTTTCATACAATTTGTAATACTCGAAGGGTCGATTTTTTTTTCGTCTTAGTTTTTACCTTTCCGAAGGAAAACACGGGAATCTTTCATTATGATCTGGATTGGGTCTTTCTCTTTCTTTCAGTTAGTAATTGGGATATTCTTTTGATTATTTCGAATAAAATAGAAATTCGATAGAGATATCGAATTGATAATTACTTTTTAGAATTCATTCTGTATATAAATTGAGAATTCTTTATCTTATATAAATTCAATTAATTTAAGGATATAAATATATGGTTAAATTTATCCTGATAATCCAATCTTTTATAGATAGATTATGGATAGATTTATACATATTAAATCTTAATGGATAAGAATATTCTAAATTCTAGATACTATCTATATTAGTATATAATATATATTACTATATTAATAGTATATATTACTATATTAATCTATTAATATAATTACTGTAACTGTAATAGAATTTTTACAAATTCGAAATGATAATAAATAAAAGAAATGAAATATATATTTTTTTTTCTAATTTTATTTTAATATTCAATTTGTAATAATTGAATTATGACATATTCATTATGTTCGGAATAGCAAATTCCAAACTGTTAATAACTAAGATCCTATTAGTTTATTTAATTCCTATGCATGCGCATTTTCTTTTATATGAGCCTGCTTAGCTCAGAGGTTAGAGCATCGCATTTGTAATGCGATGGTCATCGGTTCGATTCCGATAGCCGGCTTTTCTCTTTTTGTTGTTGTTTTATTTTTTAAAAATGGATAATGTCTTTTTTTTAGGAATCCAAAATTGGTGAAGTTTGATCTCTGTAGAACAACTCAAGAAACAAACCTCCTTTTTTCTCTATAAATAGAATAAGGTTCAGATATTGATAGAATTCATACAATTCTTCTTTGTACTACAATGCTTTTGTGAATTTCGCTTCATTTCTCATATCATATTTGTCATTTAGTTTAGTTTTAATTTCGATTTTTCATTTTTTAATTAAAAAGGGAGTCTTTATGTCACGCTACAGAGGGCCTCGTTTCAAAAAAATACGCCGTCTGGGGACTTTACCTGGACTAACTAGTAAAAAGCCTACAGTCGGAAGCGAATTTAGAAACCAATCACGCTCCGGTAAAAAATCTCAATATCGTATTCGTTTAGAAGAAAAACAAAAATTGCGTTTTCATTATGGTCTTACAGAACGCCAATTGCTTAAATACATTCGTATCGCCGGAAAAGCCAAGGGGTCAACCGGTCAGGTTTTACTACAATTACTTGAAATGCGTTTGGATAACATACTTTTTAGATTGGGTATGGCTTCGACTATTCCTCAAGCCCGCCAATTAGTTAACCATAAACATGTTTTAGTTAATGGTCGTATAGTAGATATACCAAGTTATCGCTGCAAACCTCAAGATATTATTACAGCGAAAGATGAACAAAAATCGAAAGCTCTGATTCAAAATTCTCTGGATTCAGCCCCACGTGAGGAATTGCCAAACCATTTAACCCTTCATCCATTCCAATATAAAGGATTAGTAAATCAAATAATAGATAGTCAATGGGTTGGTTTGAAAATCAACGAATTGCTGGTTGTAGAATATTATTCTCGTCAGACTTAATACTAACTAAAAAAACAAGAGTTTTGATACGAGAATTTTAGCTCATTCAGGTATCATCTACATGGATATAGGACGATTTGCATTCCCTGTCCACTTTTTCCAGTATTTTGCATTTCATATTACCAAAAAAATTGGAATTGAAAATTCATAGCAACTAAAGTTGGAATAATGGTATCCGTTGGCATTTGAGATATTGCAGATTGATGAATTAACGGAGAGAGAGGGATTCGAACCCTCGGTAAACAAACAGCCTACATAGCAGTTCCAATGCTACGCCTTGAACCACTCGGCCATCTCTCCCCCATGATGATTATGGCCCAGAAACCGGAGCAATAGTGAATGATTCATATTCCATTTTTGGAT from Arachis hypogaea chloroplast, complete genome carries:
- the rps4 gene encoding ribosomal protein S4 gives rise to the protein MSRYRGPRFKKIRRLGTLPGLTSKKPTVGSEFRNQSRSGKKSQYRIRLEEKQKLRFHYGLTERQLLKYIRIAGKAKGSTGQVLLQLLEMRLDNILFRLGMASTIPQARQLVNHKHVLVNGRIVDIPSYRCKPQDIITAKDEQKSKALIQNSLDSAPREELPNHLTLHPFQYKGLVNQIIDSQWVGLKINELLVVEYYSRQT